The region TCCGCATCATGAAGTTTAGCTTTTACACCTTCAAGATCTGCTTCCGCTTGTTTTACCGAGTTCTTATAGTCTTGAGAATCGATGCGGGCCAGAACCTGACCTTCTTTAACAGGATCATTATCTTGCACCAAAACTTCGACGACGATGCCAGGAACTTTCGAAGAGAGCATCAAGGTGTGAGCCTGAATCTGAGCATTGTCTGTGGATACATGAGACCACTCATAGTAACCAAAGACCGCTGCTGCGATAACCAACACAGGGACCGCGACCATCATCACTTTTTTCTTTTTATTATTAACGTTTGTCATAAAATTACAGTTCCTTCCCGAGGGACAATTCTAAACTAACCAATGCCTCTGCCGCATTTACTTGGGCATTCACAAGGCCTGCGCGCGCTCTGAACAAATCAAGTTCCGCATCCAAAACTTCTGAACTCGTGCGAGTTCCCGCTTTGAAGGATTGAGTTGCCAGACGAACACTTTCTTGCGCTTTTTCTACGTCAACGGTTTTTGCTTTGTACAAAGCCGCAGAATACAAGTAGCGACGCTTCCAAAAATCAAAATCATAACTGTCTTTAAGTTTGGCCTGACGAGTGACTTCTTTCGCTTGCACTTGGCGTGCGTCTGCTTGAGCTGATTGCGCCGTCGAAGCAAAACCATCAAAGATATTCCAAGTCATCGCAACACCCACAGAGTAAGCATTGTTAAAATCTTGGTCCGTCAAACCTTTACTAATATTGTTGTAGTAATCCGCTTGCCCAAAAACCGAGAATCTTGGAACCCAATGCTTATAAGCGGCCAGCCAAGCTTTATGTGCAGCCAATTCACGATCTGTCAGGGCTTGATAATCAAGTCGCTCGATTTTCGCGGGCTTTTTTAGATTAGCGACTTTTTGAGCGTCCGGAATCGGCAAAGCCCCTGCCAGCGTTTGTCCACCGTCTTCCACTCCCAAACCCACCAAAAGATTTTGGCGCGACAAGATTGTGTTATCCTCTGCATTTAGTTTTTCAGATTGTGCTTCATTCAGCTGAACTTCGACACGAAGGACGTCAAAGTTTGTACCTGCACCACTTTTACGAAACGCTTTGGCGCGATCCAAGTGATCTTCCAAAGTTTTTACGTTCTGATTCGATACCTTTTCTAACTCGATTGCCGCCAGCGCACGATAGAATTTCAACTTTGTTTCTTCATTAATCTGAAACTTGGCCCAGTCGGCTTCCTTTTCTGCAGCGTTCGCACCGTAAGTCATAGATCTGTAGCGATCATAGTTTGCGAGACCATCAAACACCAACCACTCTGCACGTGCTGACCAGATTGTATAAGGCTGAATAAGTTCGATCGTTGTCGGATTACCGGCGAAGTTCAGTGTCTCCACCATAAATTTATTATCCAAAAGATGAGATCCGCTAACAGTTAAGCGCGGCAGAAATTGAGAGTATGCTTCAACTTTTCTCCAACTTGCCTCATCTTTAGCCGCTTCAGCGCGCTTCACCTGAGGTGAGTTGCCATTGGCGAGATTGAGCGAATCTGCGAGTGAAAGAGTTTCAGCCTGCACCGCCGCTGGAGCGCACAAGAGAGCTGTTATTGCGGCTGCGAATTTAATCTTTTTCATTTTTCACCATTTTTGTTGATTTTCATTAGGTACCTAATTAATATAGTTAGGTATCTAACTACTGTCAATGGGGTCCTAAAAAGTGTCTCATTGAATACGAACTTTGCTCGATTGGAGGCCTTGATGGCTAAGCTATTCATCCAAACAATTCCGTCCCAGGAAGAACTACAACAGAACGCGCGTGAACTTTGTCCGAATGCTGATATTGCTTCACTTTACTCTCATCTTCTTTTCAGAAAAGTCGCGACTGATCTTGAGACCAAGTATGATAACTTCTTCGCGCGTTGGAATTTATCTCCAGGCAGATATACTTTGCTGGTTATCCTTCGCAAAGCTCCTGCGGGTCTCATGCCTTCTGAGATTGCGCAAAAAGTTGGAGTAACACAAGCGACGATTTCCGGTCTAATCAATAGTCTTGAGAAAGCACAACTCGTAGAACGTAAGACACACGAAAAAGATGGTCGCTCTTTCGTGATCAAATTGACTGGAAAAGGTGAAGAGACCCTCAAAGAAATTGCGCCTGAGTGGTACGGTGGGATTGGAAACTTCTTTGGTCAGTTCAATGATGAAGAGAAGAAAGTTTTGAATGGTCTTCTAAGTCGTATGACTCAGAACTTGTCTCTTTTAGGAATGAAATAAAAATTATTCGACTTAATAACAAAAAGCCCGATTTCCATCGGGCTTTTTTATTTCTTAATTTTCTATCTTACTGGGCTTAGTAATCCCCATTCAAAGCGCAACTCATCACTTCATTCAAGTTTGAACCCGTTGAATTTTGCAACGGACCGAAGTGATTGTAGGACTTCCCTGCTGCAAAGTGCGGACTTACGCAACGATCTGTTGGAAGTTTCAAAGAACCATTCGACTGAAGATTCGATGGATGTGTGAAGCTGGACTTAGCAGTATTAACCTGTACAGAGAACATACCTGTGATCTTGGCAGCACCACAGAACGCATTGAAGCTTTGCATAGCACTACCCAACACGCGGATCATTTCTGCTTGAGATGCCGAAGTACTGATTGTGTTTTTAGGATAAATCTTATTCCACTCACGGATACAAGCTTGAACATTGCCACTTGCTGTCGGAGTGAATTGGAATAAACCAATATTCAATTTGGAAGCAGCATCTTGATAAGGGTCTTCATAGAACAGCACACCTGCTGGACGACGGTAACCTGACGGAGCGTACTTAGTAGCAACTTTTCCAGATGTCGATGTATCAGCTGTCGTCAAAGACTCAGTATATGACATGCACATCATCAATTTTGTCCAAAGCTTGGTAGCTTTAACAAACGAAGTGCGATCACCATTCAATGCACCACGACGGTATTCATTCATTTTATTAGCAAAAGTATTTAGCTTAGTGATTGTCGAAGCTGATGGAACTTTTCCGCTGGACAAGGTCTTAGACAAACTTGTTGAGCTTACAGTACACAAAGGATGAGAGATCAAACTCGTCTCCAAATAAGAGCTTTCCGAGCTGCTCATACCATATGATGAACCTACATACCCCAAACCTGCTTTTGAAGGGTTCATTTTAAGTTCGATCGCGTAAGCGATTCGATCTGCAAAGCGGTAACGACTGTCGACATTCATATCTGTGTTGTCGGTTTTGTAAGCCAATGTTTGATCGCGCTCTGGGATCAACTCGCGGTATGTTTGATAGATACTGTCCACCAACTTACCCACTGGACCTGCCACCTCAGTGAAAACATCAAAGTCCGCGGGAACAATCGAACCCGTCGTTGCAGGAGGTTCAGGATTTGTCGGAGTGGAAGGTGTCGAAGGTGTTGATGTCGACGTGTCGTCGTCACCAGAGTCAGCCGGCTTTTTTGCCATTGCGAACGCTGTATTGCTAAGAGTAAGAGTTACCAAGGCAGCCAACAAGATTTTAGTAGTGTTTTGTTTTGTCATGGCTCCTAGATCGGAGTCGGGTCCTAAGACTTAAGGCGTCCTCGACGGGACTGGACCTTACCTAGACCTTTGCTGGACGAAGGTCCTCCGCAGGGGCTCAAGAACATGTATCAAATTCCGATAATAGAGATGCAACCAAATAAAAGGGAGTATCAGAATGAGTCAGTACGACGTAGCCGGTCTTTATAACTTTTTAGCTCACACACCCGAATCAGGTCTTAGAAAAATGTTGGTGGATGCTAAGTCCTTCACAGAAACGCACTTCAATCTCATGATGAAGATCGTACGCGCCGGCGGCGAAGCTCAATTCGTAGAGCATTTTGAAAAGCAGGACTTCCCTAAAATTAAGATGGGACCTGCAGACGTGAAAATTAAGGAGAAATTTTGGGGTGAAGCCATGAATGTTTGGAACAGCCGTGGACTTCTTACTCCAGCTGTGGCAACTAAGGCGGCATGATCGCATATCTTGCTCCAGAAAAATTTTTGCCAGAACTCCAGGCGGAACTCAAGAATATCACCGCAGTCCATGGCAACCTGGTTCTTACCGATGGGCCCATCCAGACCTCTGTGTGGGCCCAACACATTTGGACGAATGCTGAAATCATTCAGTTCGAATCTATTTCACAGGCCGTTAAAGCTTTAAAAAGCCGCGGGCTTTTGTGGGCATGTTATTCTTTCGATAATCATCGCCGTGCTCAACTTATTCAGGATCAGCTGCCAAAACTTCGTCCGCGCGTGATGAACTTTTTAAGCGAGCTTCCCAAAGACCCATTGGGTGCCTGGACCCTGATCGATAAAAACACTATGGTCGTTTCCAGCACGACAAATTCTCTGTTCCCGCTGGGCGAAGTCGCCTTTAACGAAGATAAAGAAAATCCTCCTTCCCGTGCCTATTTAAAATTGTGGGAGCTTTTCACAGTCTATGGAGTAAAGCCTGAAAAGGGTCAACGCGTGGTCGACTTTGGAAGTTGTCCTGGTGGTTGGACATGGGTTTTACAGCAGATTGGTTGTGATGTGGTCAGTATTGATCGCGCACCGTTGGACGAAAAAATCGCACGTTTGCCACGTATCGAATTTATTAAAACTAACGCCTTTACGGTTAAGCCCGCTAATATCGGAGCCATCGATTGGTTCTTTTCCGATATTATCTGCTATCCGGCGAAGCTCTTGGAGCTAGTTTTAGAATGGCAGCGTTCAGGACTTTGCCAAAACTTCGTTTGCACTATAAAATTTCAGGGTGGGACCGACTTTGAGACTCTTAGAAAGTTTCAAGAGTTGGAGAATGCACATGTCGTGCATCTTCATCACAATAAGCACGAGGTTACTGTTTGGATCAGGAAATCTTCAAAAAACTGAGTCGTGATGACGAAAAGATAAAACTTTTCGTCGACCTGGCTTCGGCTCAAGGGGAAGTCCTCTGCAAAGGCAAAACTGAAAGTCTGGTAAAACTTAAAGCCGTGCACTGGCATTCAAAATCGATGCATTTAGAATGTCTTTTTAATTCCACTGAAATTCTGAACAATGGCGAAGAATTCCTGGGATACTTTTTTCTAGGTGGCGAAAAATATTATTTCGAAGGCACGGCTACCGTTTATTCCAATCGTTGTCAGTTCTCGCTACCCACAGAAATGTTTCACCTGCAACGCCGTCAAAATTATCGTGTTCGCATTCCGCAAAGCTATCAGGCTTTTTTCGATGTCACAGAAATCAATGGATCTGCGGCCAACATCCACTGCAAACTGGGTGATCTAAGCAGTCAAGGCTGTCGCCTGGTTGAAAAATTACCTGGCACTTCTTTTAAAAATAATGACGCGGTAAAAGGCAAACTTCTTATCAACAAGAACTCCCCGATCGAATTAGAGGCCGAAGTCCGTCACGTTAAAACCGAAGAAGGTTATCAATACATCGGCATAGAGTTCCAAAAGCTATCTGCAATTCAGGAAAACAATCTTTTTGCTCTAACAATGGAAATCCACAAAGAACTTTTCAAACGCCAATAGGCGGCCTTACCTTCACAAGTAAGCGCGTACCTTTTCAGGTAAGTAACTACTTATGGGGTACGGCCTTGCCTATTCAGTGGTTAGATTTGTTGCTGGTTGTTTTTTGATGTTTTCGTATTCTTTTTCTAGGTCTTTCTCTAAGTTTCTCTTCTTCTCAGCGGCTTGTTTTTTTAGGTCTTCTTGAGCTTTTTTATTGTCTTGGTAGCGCTGAGTGTATTGGCGATGTAATTGATTGAACTCATCGTTTTTACTACGAATATAGTCATCAAAGTCTTTGCGCTTATTCTTAGTTTCCTCCTCGAAGGCATCCCGTTTTTCTTTTTGCGCAGAATAGAACTCTTTTCGTTCGGCATCGAGCTTCGAATAGAATTCGGTACGCTCTGCGGATGTCACTTTGCCCTTGGCAAATTTCTCGCGACGTTCAGTTTGGGATCTTGTGAAAGCACTTCGCTCGTCAGATTGGGCTTTTGAAAAAGCTTCGCGGGTTTTTGTCATATCTTTACTGAAAAGATCCCGTTTTTTGTTCAAAATCGAACTGAACTTATTGCGCACATCCGCAGGAGATTTCGTCAGGTCCGACATCATTTGATCCATGAAAGCTTTTTCGTCATTATCTGCCTTTTTTTCTGCAGGGATATTTTGACGTAATTTATCCAAGGCTTCGCGATCTGCTTTCAAGGAGTACTTGTCATCAACCAATGGTGCGGTTTTATTCTGGGCCACCGCAGGACTTGCCGCCTGCATAAGCAAGGCAATCAGGACCAATGTCCCTGAAAAACCGGACAGCCCAAGCTTATTTACGCATGTTATTCTCATAAAAGTTCTCCTCGGTGCGTTTTGTCTTTTTTTGAGAATAATTGGACTCGAAAGAAAACTCAACCCACCGATAAGGTGACTATGCTATACGGAAGAAGAGTTATTGAACCTCAACGAGTTCCCCACGGTAACGGACGTAAAAGGTTCATCTTAAATAAGGCGTTTCAGTACAAGTACTCTTGGTACATGATCACAGCATTTGCAGGTGGCGCGCTTTTATTCTTTATTCCCGCTTATTATTTCATCTCTCAAAACTATGAACTGTTCAAAACGTTGGCTTATGATACTCAACCCCGTCTAGTCGAGCACCTTGAACGCGAGATGGTTTGGTTGCGTGTTTTCTTAGGTGCAAGTTTGATTGCGATCACTGGAGTGACATTATTCCTGAGTATCCGCATGACTAAAAATCTTTTGGCTCCACTTATTAAAATGGAAAATCACATGCATCAACTTATGCTAGGACAATGGCATATTGAAGACTACGTGATTCCTCAAGAAGACGACTTCCGTGATCTTTCAATGACGTACGACTATTTTTATCGCGCCTTGAAAGCTAATACGGAAACCGAATTAAGACTGCTCGAAAAGCTTTCCATTGATCCCCAGAACCGTGAAGCCTATGCCGCTTGGAAACATTTGTTGGCAGAAAAACGTGCGCGCTTAGGTATCAAAGAGGAATTCATCACGAACGAAACTTCCGCAGAGCTTGTTGAACTCAATACTCGTCGCCGGGTCTCTTAGTTTCCAGACTGGACCAATTCCAACTCATAAGTGAAGGCATTCTTAAATATACTGGTGTTTGTCGAACGTGAGTTGGAGCCAGTATGTTGCACAAATTGAAAAATCTCTCTTTAACTCAGAAAATCATCATCCCTATCACCTTAGTGGGCTTCACTGTGTTGGGTTCCATCAGTTGGTTTTCTACTCACAGTGATTTTGAAGACGCCAAGGCTGTCGCATTAAGTGATAGCTTAGAGGTCGCTAAAACATACTCTCATCAGATCAAAAATTATATTGATAAACCCTTTGCTCAAACTGAAATCTTAGGCCGAAACCTGAGCGCCCAAGTTGAAAAAGGCCTGCAGAGCCGCGAGCGATCCCGGTTAGAACTATTGGAAATGCTAAAAGGAGATCCACAGTATTTAGCAACTTGGTCTGCGTGGGAACCCAATGCTTTCGACGGACAGGACGCTAAATACGCAAACCAAGAATTTCATGAAAAATCAGGTCGCCACTATCCCTGGTGGATCCGTCAAAACGACAACATAATTTATAAAACACTTTTGAACGAGGAGACTCCGGATCTTGGTGATTGGTATTTCAAGCCTATCCAATCCAAGAAATCTGTTTTGGTTGAGCCCTATAGCGATGTCGTGAATGGCAAAAAAATTGTGATGACATCCGCCGTATACACGATCGTAAAGGACGATAAAGCATTAGGCATTGTGGGTGTCGACATCAGCCTTGATAAGGTCAAAAACTTAGTGGCGGAAGCCAAGCCCTATCCAGATTCAAAATCATATCTGATATCAGACTCTCTGATGATCGTCGCAGGTCCTTCTGAAGATGAGATGATGAAACCCTTGCAAACAGAATCACAAGTTGAAGCCCTGATTAAAAGTCACAAGGCAGGAAGTCTAGAGGTAAGCACCCCCACTGGGAATGAATTGGTCACAGTGATTCCATTTACCATCTATAACCTTGATCAGAAATGGACGCTGCTCATTCGAACGCCAGAAAAAACAATCCTAGCTAAAGCTTATACGATGCTTTGGCAACAAGGCCTTTTTGCTTTAGTCGGATTCGGGATCCTTTTAGGAACTGTTTATCTGGCCGCGCGCGGCTCGTCCCGACAAATTGGCAGCCTTTCTGAAAACTTAGCCAAGTCCTCAGTCGCTATCAGTAAATCTGTTCAGGATTTGAACTCAACGGGATCGAATCTAGAAAACTCCTCCTCCCATGCATCAGAATCAATCATGGGCACAGCAGCTTCACTTGAGGAAATCACTTCCAGGGTCTTACTGAACACTGAGAATGCTAAACAAGCTGCGACGCTATCGGTTGATTCCGCATCTTTATCCCAAACAGGCCGAATAAAAATCAACAACTTGATCGAAACTTTGAACACAATCGAATCTTCATCGAAACGCATGGAAGAAATCATTGGCGTGATCGACGATATCGCCTTTCAAACAAACCTGTTGGCATTAAATGCCTCGGTGGAAGCTGCTCGCGCTGGTGAACATGGCAAAGGCTTCGCCGTCGTTGCAGATGCCGTTCGCTCATTAGCACAAAGATCTGCGACATCCGCAAAAGATATTTCAACATTGATCAACACCACCGTTAGACAAGTCAAAGATGGGGCGCAGGCGGGTAAGGAAAATGGTGAGGTGCTAGAGAAAATGTCTTTGAGTATCGAAAAAGTTGCGACACTCAATCAAGAAATTGCAGACGCGAGCGAGCAACAATCGTCAGGAATTACGGAGATCGGCTCTGCAGTAAATGAGCTCGATCGCCTGATCCAAACCAACGCGGCCCTAGCCAAACAGGTAGTCTTGAATGCATCGGAAATACATACTCAGTCCTCCGTAATGAGTTCCACGGTGCGAATATTGAGTGGAAATAAACAGGAAAATGTTAAGACTTAGTTAAACCAAAATCCGAATAGTCTATTCGCGAAAGTCCATTCATTTTCTTTAGAGCCAGCACAATGCTGGCTTTTGTTTTATTCTGATACAAAAAATACCGCCTTCATAAAACTAAAGTCCTATTTCCTAAAATTCTGTAATGAATCGCCTAATTAACTCCATTTCCCTTCATGGATTCTCATGTTTAGCCGATGAATAAATTAACAGAACTTTTACAACGATCAAAATTGGGACGTGCCGGAAAATGAAAAGACTCGAACGTTTGTTATTCACAATTATCTTTTTGATCAGCAGTGTTTCAACTGCCGGTCCAGGGATTACATATCGTGAGTACATCGTTCAACCTGGTGATAGTCTTTCCGAAATCGCAGATCGCGTTCGTGGTGGTCACACCTATGGTAAAGGTGAAAATCTCGAGAAAATTTTAATTCTTAATCCAGGCATGGATGCACACCCTATTTTCGTAGGCCAAAAACTTTTAGTTCCAGTCAATGATCTGCGTAGTGTCGCCAATGAATCTCCTAGTGCTCCAGCAGTGCGTATGGAAGTTGCAAAAGCAACTTCAGTTGCCACGAAGGTTGCTCCAGTTGCAACACCGGTTCCAACTCCAAAACCGAAAGGTATTGAAGCGCCCGCACCTGTTGTGACAAAAACAGATGAGCAACCAAAAGCCCCTGTTGTGCCACCTGCACCAGCAATTGCTGAAACTCCGATGGCTAAGCCCGTTGCGACTCCGGTTAGTTCACCAGAGGAAGTAAAAAAAGCAGTCCCTGTCCAAGCTCAAGCTCCAGCGGCTATCGCGCCAATTTCATCTAAGCCAGTTGCTGCTGCTGAAGAAGAAGACGATATCAATCATCGCTTTGAAGTAAAAGCCGGTTATCAAATCTCGACGTTGTCGGCACAAGATAACACGACCAAATCAAAAGCAGAACTTAATACAGATCACGACATCACTGCTTCAGTTGGTTGGACTCAGCAGTGGAGTGAATCCTTTAAATCACTTTTTAATTTCTCTTTGCGCAATCTTGAATTTCAGCCGTCTACAAATGTGTCGAAAACAATCGTCAAAGATTCAAAAACTTTGTACGGATTGGGTTTCAGTGGTCACTATCTGCTAAGCCCTAAACTTGGACTTGAAGTTGGCGCACGTTATGGCCAAGAGCTTTTCTTGCACGGCCTTTCAACAACAACAATTTCTATCGATTCAGCGAACATCTCTGCAGTCAGTGTAGGCTTGGACTATGAACTTTTTAAAAAGGGTTCGACATCCATCGGGGCTTCGATTTCCGGCAGCTATCTTGGCGGATCTTCAACTGACACTTATACAATCGATGCTGGTTCCGCCTACAAGGGCCTACTGTTCATCCGCCGGGATCGTCACGGAAAACTTTTGAAGTTCGAAGTGGGTGCTCAGCAAAGAAATCAAAACACTTCTGTTTCTGATCTTTCAGAAACCAGCGTCTTCGGGAATGTAATTTACGGCTTTGATTTATTCAGCGAGGAGAAGCGCAAATGATGAAATGGCTTCTGATACTTACCACCGCCTTTACCTTCACAGCTTGTACCAAGAAAGGTTCAAGCATTGAGGATGGATTCTTAGCAGGGGTTTCAATCTCTGCAGGTGCGAGTACTATTGAAATCGCAACAAGTACGCTGATTTCTGGAAACTCCACAACAGTTACTCTGACGACCAGAGATTCTGAAGGAAATATTTTCCACGTTCCGGGCAGCAACCCTGACGTTCAATTCA is a window of Bdellovibrio sp. SKB1291214 DNA encoding:
- a CDS encoding TolC family protein, producing the protein MKKIKFAAAITALLCAPAAVQAETLSLADSLNLANGNSPQVKRAEAAKDEASWRKVEAYSQFLPRLTVSGSHLLDNKFMVETLNFAGNPTTIELIQPYTIWSARAEWLVFDGLANYDRYRSMTYGANAAEKEADWAKFQINEETKLKFYRALAAIELEKVSNQNVKTLEDHLDRAKAFRKSGAGTNFDVLRVEVQLNEAQSEKLNAEDNTILSRQNLLVGLGVEDGGQTLAGALPIPDAQKVANLKKPAKIERLDYQALTDRELAAHKAWLAAYKHWVPRFSVFGQADYYNNISKGLTDQDFNNAYSVGVAMTWNIFDGFASTAQSAQADARQVQAKEVTRQAKLKDSYDFDFWKRRYLYSAALYKAKTVDVEKAQESVRLATQSFKAGTRTSSEVLDAELDLFRARAGLVNAQVNAAEALVSLELSLGKEL
- a CDS encoding MarR family winged helix-turn-helix transcriptional regulator, with the translated sequence MAKLFIQTIPSQEELQQNARELCPNADIASLYSHLLFRKVATDLETKYDNFFARWNLSPGRYTLLVILRKAPAGLMPSEIAQKVGVTQATISGLINSLEKAQLVERKTHEKDGRSFVIKLTGKGEETLKEIAPEWYGGIGNFFGQFNDEEKKVLNGLLSRMTQNLSLLGMK
- a CDS encoding SAM-dependent methyltransferase — protein: MIAYLAPEKFLPELQAELKNITAVHGNLVLTDGPIQTSVWAQHIWTNAEIIQFESISQAVKALKSRGLLWACYSFDNHRRAQLIQDQLPKLRPRVMNFLSELPKDPLGAWTLIDKNTMVVSSTTNSLFPLGEVAFNEDKENPPSRAYLKLWELFTVYGVKPEKGQRVVDFGSCPGGWTWVLQQIGCDVVSIDRAPLDEKIARLPRIEFIKTNAFTVKPANIGAIDWFFSDIICYPAKLLELVLEWQRSGLCQNFVCTIKFQGGTDFETLRKFQELENAHVVHLHHNKHEVTVWIRKSSKN
- a CDS encoding flagellar brake protein yields the protein MDQEIFKKLSRDDEKIKLFVDLASAQGEVLCKGKTESLVKLKAVHWHSKSMHLECLFNSTEILNNGEEFLGYFFLGGEKYYFEGTATVYSNRCQFSLPTEMFHLQRRQNYRVRIPQSYQAFFDVTEINGSAANIHCKLGDLSSQGCRLVEKLPGTSFKNNDAVKGKLLINKNSPIELEAEVRHVKTEEGYQYIGIEFQKLSAIQENNLFALTMEIHKELFKRQ
- a CDS encoding methyl-accepting chemotaxis protein translates to MLHKLKNLSLTQKIIIPITLVGFTVLGSISWFSTHSDFEDAKAVALSDSLEVAKTYSHQIKNYIDKPFAQTEILGRNLSAQVEKGLQSRERSRLELLEMLKGDPQYLATWSAWEPNAFDGQDAKYANQEFHEKSGRHYPWWIRQNDNIIYKTLLNEETPDLGDWYFKPIQSKKSVLVEPYSDVVNGKKIVMTSAVYTIVKDDKALGIVGVDISLDKVKNLVAEAKPYPDSKSYLISDSLMIVAGPSEDEMMKPLQTESQVEALIKSHKAGSLEVSTPTGNELVTVIPFTIYNLDQKWTLLIRTPEKTILAKAYTMLWQQGLFALVGFGILLGTVYLAARGSSRQIGSLSENLAKSSVAISKSVQDLNSTGSNLENSSSHASESIMGTAASLEEITSRVLLNTENAKQAATLSVDSASLSQTGRIKINNLIETLNTIESSSKRMEEIIGVIDDIAFQTNLLALNASVEAARAGEHGKGFAVVADAVRSLAQRSATSAKDISTLINTTVRQVKDGAQAGKENGEVLEKMSLSIEKVATLNQEIADASEQQSSGITEIGSAVNELDRLIQTNAALAKQVVLNASEIHTQSSVMSSTVRILSGNKQENVKT
- a CDS encoding LysM peptidoglycan-binding domain-containing protein, translated to MKRLERLLFTIIFLISSVSTAGPGITYREYIVQPGDSLSEIADRVRGGHTYGKGENLEKILILNPGMDAHPIFVGQKLLVPVNDLRSVANESPSAPAVRMEVAKATSVATKVAPVATPVPTPKPKGIEAPAPVVTKTDEQPKAPVVPPAPAIAETPMAKPVATPVSSPEEVKKAVPVQAQAPAAIAPISSKPVAAAEEEDDINHRFEVKAGYQISTLSAQDNTTKSKAELNTDHDITASVGWTQQWSESFKSLFNFSLRNLEFQPSTNVSKTIVKDSKTLYGLGFSGHYLLSPKLGLEVGARYGQELFLHGLSTTTISIDSANISAVSVGLDYELFKKGSTSIGASISGSYLGGSSTDTYTIDAGSAYKGLLFIRRDRHGKLLKFEVGAQQRNQNTSVSDLSETSVFGNVIYGFDLFSEEKRK